A stretch of the Clostridium fungisolvens genome encodes the following:
- a CDS encoding site-2 protease family protein, whose translation MRDKILELILIIPAILIGFTFHEYAHAKVADMLGDKTPRFQGRLTLNPLAHIDPIGFIMILIMKFGWAKPVQINRRAFKNGYKDDLKVTIAGPLANLLIAIIFSVIFGLAYKFYFINNYTDITNIIVQILNLIIIINVNLFVFNLLPLPGLDGFGILQDLFPSAFGRIADSLYRYQFIIFALIAFGGARFLDKPTGIILDLCSKIVTGIIS comes from the coding sequence ATGAGAGACAAAATATTAGAATTAATTTTAATTATTCCTGCAATACTAATAGGGTTTACTTTTCATGAATATGCTCATGCAAAGGTTGCAGACATGCTTGGAGATAAGACGCCAAGATTTCAGGGGAGACTTACTCTTAACCCTTTAGCACACATAGATCCGATAGGATTTATCATGATATTAATAATGAAGTTTGGGTGGGCTAAGCCTGTACAAATAAATAGAAGAGCTTTTAAAAATGGCTATAAAGATGATTTGAAGGTAACAATAGCTGGACCATTAGCAAATTTGTTAATAGCTATCATATTTTCAGTTATATTTGGATTAGCCTATAAGTTTTATTTTATAAATAACTATACTGATATAACAAATATAATAGTTCAAATATTAAATTTAATAATCATTATAAATGTAAACTTATTTGTATTTAACCTATTACCTTTACCTGGACTTGATGGTTTTGGAATCCTTCAAGATTTATTTCCTTCAGCTTTCGGTAGAATAGCAGATTCTTTATATAGGTATCAATTTATAATATTTGCTTTGATAGCTTTTGGCGGAGCAAGGTTCTTAGATAAACCAACTGGAATTATATTAGATCTTTGCTCGAAAATAGTTACAGGTATTATTTCATAA
- a CDS encoding Ppx/GppA phosphatase family protein: MKRFGVIDLGSNSVRVMLAQVEDTGYFKIIDEIKETIRLGEDISKTSSISVEKIEKTLATLKAFKSLCIESGASEIILVATEALRCATNKKILRDKIKKDLSLDIRILNFDEEIYYNHLSIKNSLYYNNALMVDISGNHTHLAWIRNNEIIKKITIPLGCINISNDYELTDVITYNNTLAANKFVQDTIKNIPWLFETEFESIIGIGGTIRNIAKIQKHTKRYPIGTLHNYSFDDYDICQIYNLLKCKNLKGRSKVEGLSVDRADVIFGGLILLNQLVDLLSIKNIKICGRGLREGIVQEYLNNNYKTAWNDILDYSIEGIIETLNINKKHAQKVYSITKKLFEELKPIHKLGDEYNNIIKTSSLLHDCGISIRYYDHHIHSFYIILNSAISGLSHREILMSSLVASMHRNNNYQLPFIKFTSIINRLDIEAVESIGILLRIAEGLDRSLEGAVNDFDVTINDDAITLLLKSESELILEIGQAMRSGNKFYEIYKRKLIVLKQNK, from the coding sequence ATGAAAAGATTTGGGGTAATTGACCTTGGCTCTAATTCAGTACGAGTGATGCTTGCACAAGTTGAAGATACAGGATACTTTAAGATAATTGATGAAATAAAAGAAACTATAAGACTTGGAGAAGATATTTCTAAAACCTCATCTATTTCAGTAGAGAAGATTGAAAAGACTTTAGCAACATTAAAAGCTTTTAAATCTCTATGCATCGAATCAGGTGCTTCTGAGATAATCTTAGTTGCAACAGAAGCATTAAGATGTGCTACTAACAAAAAGATTCTTAGAGATAAAATAAAAAAGGATTTATCGTTAGATATAAGAATTTTAAACTTTGATGAAGAAATATATTATAATCATTTAAGTATAAAAAATAGTCTGTACTATAATAATGCTCTAATGGTAGATATAAGTGGTAATCACACACATTTAGCTTGGATAAGAAATAATGAGATAATAAAAAAAATAACTATACCTTTGGGTTGTATAAACATTTCAAATGACTATGAGCTTACCGATGTAATTACTTATAATAACACTTTAGCAGCAAATAAATTTGTACAAGATACTATTAAAAATATACCTTGGCTTTTTGAAACAGAGTTTGAAAGTATAATAGGAATTGGAGGCACTATAAGGAATATTGCCAAAATACAAAAGCATACAAAAAGATATCCTATAGGAACATTACATAATTATTCATTTGATGATTATGATATCTGTCAGATATATAATCTCTTAAAATGCAAAAACCTAAAAGGACGAAGTAAGGTAGAAGGCTTATCTGTTGACAGAGCCGATGTAATATTTGGCGGGCTTATTCTTTTAAATCAATTGGTAGATTTACTTTCAATAAAAAACATCAAAATTTGTGGACGAGGTCTTAGAGAGGGTATAGTTCAGGAATATCTTAATAATAACTACAAAACTGCTTGGAATGACATACTTGACTATAGTATTGAAGGCATAATTGAAACTCTTAATATAAATAAAAAACATGCCCAAAAGGTCTACAGCATTACAAAAAAACTTTTTGAAGAGTTAAAACCAATTCACAAGCTCGGTGACGAATACAACAATATAATAAAGACATCTTCCCTGCTTCATGATTGTGGTATTAGCATAAGGTATTACGACCATCATATACATTCGTTTTATATTATACTTAATTCTGCCATAAGCGGTCTTTCACATAGGGAGATTTTAATGAGTTCATTAGTTGCATCTATGCACAGAAACAATAATTATCAGCTTCCTTTTATAAAATTCACAAGTATCATCAATAGATTGGATATAGAAGCTGTAGAAAGTATTGGAATACTACTCAGAATTGCTGAGGGCCTTGATAGAAGCTTAGAAGGTGCCGTAAATGATTTTGATGTGACAATTAATGATGATGCCATCACACTACTTTTGAAATCAGAATCTGAACTTATCTTAGAAATTGGCCAAGCAATGAGATCCGGAAATAAATTTTACGAAATATATAAAAGAAAATTGATTGTATTAAAACAAAACAAGTAA
- a CDS encoding DUF3892 domain-containing protein yields MSENLTRTIVGVVKDSNDEIEAYKLDSGEIVEKEQAISLAKEGKISGVQVSTSRKGEKYLRSYPDGTKNNNLDNLPEIE; encoded by the coding sequence GTGAGTGAAAATTTAACAAGAACCATAGTAGGGGTTGTTAAAGATAGTAATGATGAAATAGAAGCGTATAAGCTTGATAGTGGAGAAATAGTAGAGAAAGAACAAGCAATTAGCCTAGCTAAAGAAGGAAAAATAAGTGGAGTGCAGGTCTCGACTTCTCGTAAAGGAGAAAAGTATCTTAGAAGTTATCCTGATGGCACAAAAAATAATAACTTAGATAATTTACCTGAAATTGAATAA
- the trmB gene encoding tRNA (guanosine(46)-N7)-methyltransferase TrmB yields the protein MRLRKKWWARPELEEAKNVVTNPSEFKGRWSEAFGDSNPVHLELGCGRGKFISEKAAANPGINHVAIDLKDEVLIYALRKVNEAEVPNVRLIPMNISFIGDVFDKDEISKIYINFCNPWPKERHKKRRLTHTSFLKIYKTFLKPNSEIWFKTDDVGLFEESQEYFKESGFTLEYLTYDLHNDEFKENIMTEYEAKFTSLGMKTMFLIARLNS from the coding sequence ATGAGACTTAGGAAAAAATGGTGGGCAAGACCAGAATTAGAAGAGGCGAAAAATGTTGTTACGAATCCATCTGAATTTAAAGGAAGATGGAGTGAAGCATTTGGTGATAGTAATCCAGTGCATTTAGAATTAGGATGTGGTAGAGGTAAGTTTATAAGTGAAAAAGCTGCTGCAAATCCTGGTATAAATCATGTTGCTATAGATTTAAAGGATGAAGTGTTAATATACGCACTTAGAAAGGTAAATGAAGCTGAGGTTCCAAATGTAAGGCTTATACCTATGAATATATCGTTTATTGGAGATGTATTTGATAAAGACGAAATAAGTAAGATTTATATAAACTTTTGCAATCCATGGCCTAAAGAAAGGCATAAGAAGAGAAGACTTACGCATACAAGCTTTTTAAAGATATATAAAACTTTTCTTAAGCCCAATAGTGAGATTTGGTTTAAAACAGATGATGTTGGGCTTTTTGAAGAATCACAAGAATACTTTAAAGAGAGTGGTTTTACACTAGAATACCTAACCTATGATTTGCATAATGACGAGTTCAAAGAAAATATAATGACTGAATACGAAGCAAAGTTTACTTCTTTAGGGATGAAGACAATGTTTTTAATTGCAAGGCTTAATTCTTAA